The Corynebacterium jeddahense genome has a window encoding:
- a CDS encoding RsmD family RNA methyltransferase, whose protein sequence is MNRIISGEARGRKIKVPPEGTRPTSDRAREGLFSSLQVRFGFVDKRVLDLFAGSGALGLEAASRGAAEVVLVENNPDAVRIIEYNAGVVGHPHVRVEPVKASTYLAGAPRKHFDMVFADPPYELADEAVAEMVEALKPTLVDGAVVVVERHRESPETAWPPEFTPTGQKLKKRLYGIARMDMAVYADPEAEE, encoded by the coding sequence ATGAATCGCATCATCTCGGGCGAGGCCCGCGGCCGCAAGATCAAGGTGCCACCGGAGGGCACCCGGCCCACCTCGGACCGCGCGCGCGAGGGGCTGTTTTCTTCGCTGCAGGTCCGGTTCGGCTTCGTGGACAAGCGCGTGCTTGACCTCTTCGCGGGTTCCGGCGCGCTCGGGCTCGAGGCGGCCTCGCGCGGCGCGGCAGAGGTCGTGCTCGTGGAGAACAACCCGGACGCGGTCCGCATCATCGAGTACAACGCCGGCGTTGTCGGCCACCCACACGTGCGCGTCGAGCCGGTGAAGGCGTCCACCTACCTCGCCGGCGCGCCGCGCAAGCACTTCGACATGGTCTTCGCGGACCCGCCCTACGAGCTCGCGGACGAGGCCGTCGCGGAGATGGTGGAGGCGCTCAAGCCGACGCTTGTCGACGGCGCCGTGGTCGTCGTCGAGCGCCACCGCGAGAGCCCCGAGACCGCCTGGCCGCCCGAGTTCACCCCGACGGGGCAGAAGCTGAAGAAGCGCCTCTACGGCATCGCCCGGATGGACATGGCCGTCTACGCAGACCCGGAAGCGGAGGAATAA
- the coaD gene encoding pantetheine-phosphate adenylyltransferase yields the protein MTVAVCPGSFDPITNGHLDIVTRASRHFDEVVVLVTGNPTKTSGLFTIDERVELIRTATAHLPGVRVDSWGGLLVDYTSEHSITALVKGLRSSLDYEYELPMAQMNRRLTGVDTYFLLTDEKYGYISSSLTKEVAKYGGDVTGLVPETVREAMLEKFR from the coding sequence ATGACTGTTGCAGTGTGCCCCGGCTCGTTCGACCCGATCACGAACGGCCACCTGGACATTGTCACCCGCGCCTCGCGGCACTTCGACGAGGTGGTCGTTTTGGTCACCGGCAACCCGACGAAGACCTCGGGGCTGTTCACCATCGACGAGCGCGTCGAGCTCATCCGCACCGCCACCGCCCACCTGCCCGGCGTGCGCGTGGACAGCTGGGGCGGGCTGCTCGTGGACTACACCTCCGAGCACAGCATCACCGCGCTGGTGAAGGGACTGCGCTCCTCGCTGGACTACGAGTACGAGCTGCCCATGGCGCAGATGAACCGCCGCCTCACCGGCGTGGACACGTACTTCCTGCTCACCGACGAGAAGTACGGCTACATCTCCTCCTCGCTGACCAAGGAGGTGGCGAAGTACGGCGGCGACGTCACCGGCCTTGTCCCCGAGACCGTGCGCGAGGCGATGCTGGAGAAGTTCCGCTGA
- a CDS encoding sulfite exporter TauE/SafE family protein: MLVILGVGLAVAIGATMQRISGMGVGLIAAPVLSLLLGPVDGVLLVNLLAVINAATNTWGMRDDVDWRKFWPIALALPFGVFPGAWVIAHVSPKVLLVLVGALLLLALSIVTLGKRYVPDVEGVVPAAISGVIGGFMNTLAGVAGPAITVYAHAARWPQRVYAATLQPIFLVAGALSFTVKELTGAADVSAIEPALWATTLVALAVGIVVGKLLAPRVPSDIAHKIALALAFLGGATALVRGLL, translated from the coding sequence ATGCTCGTCATTCTCGGCGTGGGGCTGGCCGTCGCAATCGGCGCGACGATGCAGCGCATCTCCGGCATGGGCGTCGGGCTCATCGCCGCGCCCGTGCTGTCGCTGCTGCTCGGCCCGGTCGACGGCGTCCTGCTGGTGAACCTGCTCGCCGTGATCAACGCGGCGACCAATACGTGGGGCATGCGTGACGACGTCGACTGGCGCAAGTTCTGGCCCATCGCCCTCGCCCTCCCGTTCGGCGTCTTCCCGGGCGCGTGGGTCATCGCCCACGTCTCGCCCAAGGTGCTCCTCGTCCTCGTGGGCGCGCTGCTGCTCCTCGCGCTGTCCATCGTGACCCTGGGCAAGCGCTACGTCCCGGATGTCGAGGGCGTCGTCCCCGCCGCGATCTCCGGCGTGATCGGCGGGTTCATGAACACCCTCGCCGGCGTCGCGGGGCCCGCGATCACCGTCTACGCGCACGCGGCGCGCTGGCCTCAGCGCGTCTACGCCGCGACGCTGCAGCCGATCTTCCTCGTCGCCGGGGCGCTCTCGTTCACGGTTAAGGAGCTCACCGGAGCGGCCGACGTCAGCGCGATCGAGCCGGCGCTGTGGGCGACGACGCTGGTGGCGCTGGCGGTCGGGATCGTCGTCGGCAAGCTGCTTGCGCCGCGGGTGCCCTCCGACATCGCGCACAAGATCGCCCTCGCGCTTGCGTTCCTCGGGGGCGCGACGGCGCTCGTGCGCGGGCTGCTGTAG
- a CDS encoding amino acid ABC transporter ATP-binding protein: protein MTIKQTPMIQAVDVWKNFGNLDVLKGIDLEVAPGEVACLIGPSGSGKSTLLRCVNHLEKVNAGRLYVDGELIGYHERDGVLHEMSERDAAKQRRDIGMVFQNFNLFGHRTVLDNIIEAPVHVKGQPVDQAKARAMELLDMVGLASKADAYPIQLSGGQQQRVAIARAVAMDPKLMLFDEPTSALDPELVGEVLRVMRDLADGGMTMLVVTHELAFAREVADKVAFMDGGQIVEYGTPQEVLDHPQHERTRAFVSTLF from the coding sequence ATGACCATCAAACAGACCCCGATGATCCAGGCCGTGGACGTCTGGAAGAACTTCGGCAACCTCGACGTGCTCAAGGGCATCGACCTCGAGGTCGCCCCCGGCGAGGTGGCCTGCCTCATCGGCCCGTCCGGCTCGGGCAAGTCCACGCTGCTGCGCTGCGTGAACCACCTGGAAAAGGTCAACGCCGGGCGCCTCTACGTCGACGGCGAGCTCATCGGCTACCACGAGCGCGACGGCGTGCTCCACGAGATGAGCGAGCGCGACGCCGCGAAGCAGCGCCGCGACATTGGCATGGTGTTCCAGAACTTCAACCTCTTCGGCCACCGCACCGTGCTGGACAACATTATCGAGGCCCCGGTCCACGTCAAGGGCCAGCCCGTCGACCAGGCGAAGGCCCGCGCGATGGAGCTGCTCGACATGGTCGGCCTCGCCTCGAAGGCAGACGCGTACCCCATCCAGCTCTCCGGCGGGCAGCAGCAGCGCGTGGCCATCGCGCGCGCCGTGGCGATGGACCCGAAGCTCATGCTTTTCGACGAACCCACCTCCGCCCTCGACCCAGAACTCGTGGGCGAGGTGCTGCGCGTCATGCGCGACCTCGCCGACGGCGGCATGACCATGCTCGTGGTCACCCACGAGCTCGCGTTCGCGCGCGAGGTCGCCGACAAGGTCGCGTTCATGGACGGTGGCCAGATCGTCGAGTACGGCACCCCGCAAGAGGTGCTCGACCACCCGCAGCACGAGCGCACGCGCGCGTTCGTGTCCACGCTGTTCTAG
- a CDS encoding amino acid ABC transporter permease translates to MSTPYSKYAAQRGERTRPQRIEAKPLRHPGRWVLAAVLVALVVWFIIGAARNDAYGWDTYFQYLFDTRIATAALHTIAITLLAMLIGVAGGVLLAVMRMSPNPVFKTVAWVFLWIFRGTPVYVQLMFWGLIGAIYDTINLGFADIPLEPFTSSAFALAVVGLGLNEAAYMAEIVRSGVSAVPEGQVEASKALGMSWGQTMRRTVLPQAMRIIIPPTGNEFISLLKTSSLVVAVPYSLELYGRSMDIAAALFEPVPLLLVAATWYLAITSLLMVAQHYLERYFDRGATRQLTARQLASLADAEGTIPNNVQIVEQPQKKGR, encoded by the coding sequence ATGAGCACCCCCTATTCCAAGTACGCCGCCCAGCGCGGCGAGCGCACCCGCCCGCAGCGCATCGAGGCGAAGCCGCTGCGCCACCCCGGGCGCTGGGTGCTCGCGGCGGTGCTCGTCGCGCTCGTCGTGTGGTTCATCATCGGTGCCGCGCGTAACGACGCCTACGGCTGGGACACCTACTTCCAATACCTCTTCGACACCCGCATCGCCACCGCCGCGCTGCACACCATCGCGATCACGTTGCTGGCCATGCTCATCGGCGTGGCCGGCGGCGTACTCCTCGCCGTGATGCGGATGAGCCCGAACCCCGTGTTCAAGACGGTGGCCTGGGTGTTCCTGTGGATCTTCCGCGGCACCCCGGTCTACGTCCAGCTCATGTTCTGGGGCCTTATCGGCGCGATCTACGACACGATCAACCTCGGCTTCGCCGACATCCCGCTCGAGCCGTTCACCTCCTCCGCGTTCGCGCTCGCCGTCGTCGGGCTCGGGCTCAACGAGGCGGCCTACATGGCCGAGATCGTCCGCTCCGGCGTCTCCGCCGTGCCGGAGGGCCAAGTCGAGGCGTCGAAGGCGCTCGGCATGAGCTGGGGGCAGACGATGCGCCGCACCGTCCTACCGCAGGCGATGCGCATCATCATCCCGCCCACCGGCAACGAGTTCATCTCCTTGCTCAAGACGTCCTCTCTCGTCGTCGCGGTGCCGTACTCCCTCGAGCTCTACGGCCGCTCGATGGACATCGCGGCCGCGCTCTTCGAGCCGGTGCCGCTACTGCTCGTCGCCGCGACGTGGTACCTGGCCATCACGTCGCTGCTCATGGTCGCCCAGCACTACCTCGAGCGCTACTTTGACCGCGGCGCGACCCGCCAGCTCACCGCCCGCCAGCTCGCGTCGCTCGCCGACGCCGAGGGCACCATCCCCAACAACGTGCAGATCGTCGAGCAGCCGCAGAAGAAGGGACGCTAG
- a CDS encoding ABC transporter substrate-binding protein, whose product MRHPTSTFAALAATSLLAGCVTNAEGGTPDGWEPIVPDAVPEIAAMVPPDVAADGVLNVGANPPFAPFEYKDSTGNIIGVEMDLARAVAAVMGMDFHVDDMDFSMILPAVSAGSLDAGSSGFTDNEERQKSFDFVDFLYAGVQWAAQPGAGVDPDNACGLTVAVQRTTVSDTDDVRPKSEACEAAGKDPITVLAFDTADNAALAALVGRADAYSADSPVAAWAVERSDGKLEMIGDMFDAAPYGFAVPKGSPLAPAMAAAMQHLIDTGDYARILKQWNITSGLLDTALINEHPVGGK is encoded by the coding sequence ATGCGACATCCCACCTCGACATTTGCGGCGCTCGCCGCGACCAGCCTGCTCGCGGGCTGCGTCACCAACGCTGAAGGCGGCACCCCCGACGGCTGGGAGCCGATCGTGCCGGACGCCGTGCCCGAGATCGCGGCGATGGTGCCGCCCGACGTCGCCGCCGACGGTGTGCTCAACGTCGGCGCCAATCCCCCCTTCGCGCCGTTCGAATACAAGGACTCCACGGGCAACATCATCGGGGTGGAGATGGACCTCGCGCGCGCCGTTGCGGCCGTGATGGGGATGGACTTTCACGTCGACGACATGGACTTTTCCATGATCCTGCCCGCCGTGAGCGCGGGCAGCCTCGACGCCGGCTCCTCCGGGTTCACCGACAACGAGGAGCGCCAGAAGTCCTTCGACTTCGTCGACTTCCTCTACGCCGGCGTGCAGTGGGCCGCGCAGCCGGGCGCGGGCGTCGACCCAGACAACGCCTGCGGGCTCACCGTGGCGGTGCAGCGCACCACAGTCTCCGACACCGACGACGTGCGCCCGAAGTCCGAGGCGTGCGAGGCGGCGGGCAAGGACCCCATCACCGTGCTCGCCTTCGATACCGCCGACAACGCCGCGCTCGCCGCGCTCGTCGGCCGCGCGGACGCCTACAGCGCGGACTCCCCCGTCGCGGCGTGGGCGGTGGAGCGCTCCGACGGCAAGCTCGAGATGATCGGCGACATGTTCGACGCCGCGCCGTACGGCTTCGCGGTGCCGAAGGGCTCGCCGCTCGCCCCTGCAATGGCGGCGGCGATGCAGCACCTCATCGACACCGGCGACTACGCCCGCATTCTCAAGCAGTGGAACATCACGAGCGGCCTGCTGGATACGGCCCTGATCAACGAACACCCCGTGGGAGGAAAGTGA
- a CDS encoding MFS transporter, with translation MTDTPHVETEPHSILKQPIAVWALAFACAVSFMGIGLVDPILPAISRELNATPTQTMLLFTSYLLITAIAMFFSAFISSRIGVKRTLLIGLALIVVFAFLSGAAGSVDAIIGFRAGWGLGNALFISTALAAIVGAAAGHSGEAVILYEAAMGIGMAVGPLLGGVLGSISWRAPFYGTAVLMAIGFAAIALLLKKAEHTPEPVELAAGLAAVKDPALFTLGLVAFFYNYGFFTLLAYSPYPIDEAAAEAGRDFGATELGFVFFGWGLALALSAVFLAPRLTRAFGLMPVLVTILTSFGVVLAALGFGVHNLTAVITLVIIAGVFIGVFNTVLTEAVMEATEMPRNVASSSYSGMRFLGGAVAPAVSGPLAASYGAGVPYWVGAVSLAVSLIVLFAGKRSLHRIA, from the coding sequence GTGACGGACACGCCACACGTTGAAACCGAACCCCATTCCATCCTGAAACAGCCCATCGCCGTGTGGGCGCTCGCCTTCGCCTGCGCCGTGTCCTTCATGGGCATCGGCCTGGTGGATCCGATCCTGCCCGCGATCTCGCGCGAGCTCAACGCAACGCCGACGCAGACGATGCTGCTGTTCACGAGCTACCTGCTCATCACCGCGATCGCGATGTTCTTCAGCGCGTTTATCTCCTCGCGCATCGGCGTCAAGCGCACGCTCTTGATCGGCCTCGCGCTCATCGTCGTGTTCGCATTCCTCTCCGGCGCGGCCGGCTCCGTGGACGCGATCATCGGCTTCCGCGCCGGCTGGGGCCTGGGCAACGCGCTGTTCATTTCCACCGCGCTCGCGGCCATCGTCGGCGCCGCGGCCGGGCACTCGGGTGAGGCCGTCATCCTCTACGAGGCCGCGATGGGCATCGGCATGGCCGTCGGCCCGCTACTCGGCGGGGTGCTCGGCAGCATCAGCTGGCGCGCACCGTTCTACGGCACCGCGGTGCTCATGGCCATCGGCTTCGCCGCCATCGCACTGCTGCTGAAGAAGGCGGAGCACACCCCCGAGCCGGTCGAGCTCGCCGCGGGCCTCGCCGCGGTGAAAGACCCGGCGCTGTTCACGCTCGGGCTCGTGGCATTTTTCTACAACTACGGATTCTTCACGCTGCTCGCCTACTCCCCCTACCCGATCGACGAGGCCGCGGCTGAGGCCGGCCGCGACTTCGGCGCGACCGAGCTCGGGTTCGTCTTCTTCGGCTGGGGCCTCGCGCTCGCGCTCTCGGCGGTCTTCCTCGCGCCACGCCTGACCCGGGCTTTCGGGCTCATGCCGGTGCTGGTGACCATCCTCACCAGCTTCGGCGTGGTCCTTGCCGCCCTCGGCTTCGGCGTACACAACCTCACCGCGGTGATCACTTTGGTCATCATCGCCGGCGTCTTTATCGGCGTGTTCAACACCGTGCTCACCGAGGCGGTTATGGAGGCGACCGAGATGCCGCGCAACGTTGCGTCCTCGAGCTACTCGGGCATGCGCTTCCTCGGAGGCGCGGTCGCCCCGGCCGTCTCTGGGCCGCTCGCCGCGTCGTACGGCGCCGGCGTGCCCTACTGGGTGGGCGCAGTCTCGCTCGCGGTCTCGCTCATCGTGCTCTTCGCGGGCAAGCGTTCGCTCCACCGCATCGCGTAG
- a CDS encoding MarR family winged helix-turn-helix transcriptional regulator has product MQSDQDLASLAVDLVSAGSHFARAVFQATGTELSYVSLRVLATLEREPGLRVGELARREGITQPSMSQAIKRLVDDGLVDRAPAPDDARASELTVTDAGRRVVRDYRDASARQVVPMFRDLSPGDVETLQSAAALLPKLTEQLRDRKGGRA; this is encoded by the coding sequence ATGCAATCGGATCAGGATCTCGCCTCGCTCGCCGTCGACCTCGTCTCCGCGGGCAGCCACTTCGCACGCGCCGTCTTCCAGGCGACCGGCACCGAGCTCTCCTACGTCTCGCTGCGCGTCCTCGCCACGCTCGAGCGCGAACCCGGCCTGCGCGTCGGGGAGCTCGCGAGGCGCGAGGGCATCACGCAGCCGTCGATGAGCCAAGCGATCAAGCGGCTTGTCGACGACGGCCTCGTCGACCGCGCCCCCGCCCCCGACGACGCGCGGGCGAGCGAGCTGACCGTGACCGATGCCGGCCGCCGCGTCGTGCGCGACTACCGCGACGCCTCGGCGAGGCAGGTCGTGCCGATGTTCCGGGATCTCTCCCCTGGTGACGTCGAGACGCTGCAGAGCGCCGCGGCGCTGCTACCGAAACTCACCGAACAACTCCGAGACCGCAAAGGAGGCCGCGCGTGA
- a CDS encoding MFS transporter produces MSTAIGADGASNPGAGGFSGEDIAASEKLSGIYLRVAVGALLVNIAMAVSFTAMSFFTPVILSQFPEFTSSSFLVYYTLLGVSSALAMPVAGQLVDKLKAQGLLIIGGIIAAVGLIIFGLSTSLWMFYLAGIVIGVGVGLSAQYVPIVVVNRWFFRNKGTIMGVVLAGSGVGGMILGIGMPYLLDSVGWRAASFFLAAFMAAFTILPAIFLVRNSPLDYQIPGYGETAVNADEAADVSGVEPGLTQKEAFSVPWFYVLIASYFLFGMTYAMTQHFVAYLSGTPWGIFVSSSKISAVVITATLSLIVFKPLIGWLIDKMGLLPAMWLTLGVAGVAVFISTWVTYFIPYLVLIVIMSLGTSNGTVSPPLVAQATFGQRDFSKIWGVLGMAYPIGLAVGTPLWGAFPDKFGSYGAGFVLVPFVTVIFMIGFTLSVKKTRKLWAKNQKK; encoded by the coding sequence ATGTCTACTGCTATCGGAGCTGATGGCGCATCGAATCCCGGGGCGGGCGGTTTTTCTGGTGAAGACATCGCCGCCAGCGAGAAGCTGTCCGGAATCTATCTGCGGGTGGCCGTCGGTGCGCTGCTAGTCAATATCGCGATGGCCGTGTCGTTCACGGCGATGAGCTTTTTCACCCCGGTGATCTTGTCGCAATTCCCGGAGTTCACGAGCTCGTCATTCCTCGTCTACTACACGCTGCTCGGTGTGTCATCGGCCTTGGCGATGCCAGTGGCAGGTCAGCTGGTGGACAAGCTGAAGGCACAGGGACTGCTCATTATCGGCGGAATCATTGCTGCGGTGGGGCTAATCATCTTTGGGCTGTCAACGTCGCTGTGGATGTTCTACCTCGCGGGCATCGTGATCGGTGTCGGTGTGGGCCTTTCTGCACAGTATGTGCCTATCGTTGTGGTCAACCGATGGTTCTTCCGGAATAAGGGCACCATCATGGGTGTCGTCTTGGCTGGCTCCGGGGTGGGAGGCATGATCCTCGGAATCGGCATGCCATATCTCTTGGATTCAGTCGGCTGGCGCGCCGCCTCATTCTTCCTCGCGGCATTCATGGCGGCGTTCACGATACTTCCGGCGATCTTCCTGGTGCGCAACTCCCCACTGGATTATCAAATCCCGGGCTACGGCGAGACGGCTGTCAACGCTGATGAAGCCGCCGACGTCTCCGGAGTCGAGCCGGGCTTGACCCAAAAAGAAGCGTTCTCGGTGCCCTGGTTCTACGTGCTCATCGCGTCCTACTTTCTCTTCGGCATGACGTACGCGATGACGCAGCACTTTGTGGCGTACCTGTCTGGCACTCCGTGGGGCATCTTTGTCTCCTCCAGCAAGATCTCCGCGGTGGTCATCACCGCGACTCTGAGTTTGATCGTGTTCAAACCGCTGATCGGCTGGTTGATCGACAAGATGGGGCTTCTACCGGCGATGTGGCTGACCTTGGGAGTGGCCGGTGTTGCGGTGTTCATCTCCACCTGGGTCACCTACTTCATTCCGTACCTTGTCCTCATCGTCATTATGTCCCTGGGCACTTCGAACGGTACGGTGTCTCCCCCACTCGTCGCGCAGGCGACGTTCGGGCAGCGGGACTTCTCTAAGATCTGGGGTGTGCTCGGCATGGCCTACCCCATCGGCTTGGCGGTAGGAACACCGTTGTGGGGAGCGTTCCCAGACAAATTCGGTTCTTATGGTGCCGGCTTCGTCCTCGTCCCGTTCGTGACGGTCATCTTCATGATCGGATTCACGCTCTCGGTCAAGAAAACCCGCAAGCTGTGGGCGAAGAATCAGAAGAAGTAG
- a CDS encoding amidohydrolase — protein MVNENIEKLSATLEETRAEREELYKWFHRNPELSMEEHETAARIEEELKRMGLEVQTFAGTGKVAVIENGDGPTVLFRSDHDALPIAEDTGADYAVPAEQGVMHACGHDMHTAAHLGAVNALVRNKDAWSGTFIALFQPGEEAGGGARRMVEDGLVQRLPKPDYVFGQHVLAEDPPLGFAFTPGRMTTAASNWKVRIHGKSGHGSLPHRAIDPIPTAGTIVTRLQAAVAREIDPLEIGVISVGSIHGGTSSNSICDLVELGINTRASTDEISEQIQDIMKRVITAECEAGNCPEPPEFEYLDSVPVIYNDRDLTERLKDTFTDYFGEELVGWGTGLSGSEDFPVIPNAWDAPYVFIAWSGFEEGHDGPPNHNKGFLPQLQPTLDRGSMSVLLAAATVMAKD, from the coding sequence ATGGTCAACGAGAACATCGAGAAATTATCAGCCACGCTGGAGGAAACTCGTGCCGAGCGGGAAGAGCTGTATAAGTGGTTCCACCGGAACCCGGAGTTGTCCATGGAGGAGCATGAGACAGCCGCCCGCATCGAAGAAGAGCTCAAACGCATGGGGCTCGAGGTGCAGACATTCGCGGGGACCGGCAAAGTCGCTGTCATCGAGAATGGCGACGGCCCGACCGTCTTGTTCCGGTCCGACCACGACGCGCTGCCGATCGCCGAAGACACTGGAGCCGATTACGCCGTGCCGGCCGAGCAAGGTGTCATGCATGCGTGCGGTCACGACATGCACACCGCCGCGCATCTCGGTGCCGTGAATGCGCTCGTCCGCAATAAAGACGCTTGGTCGGGTACCTTCATCGCCCTTTTCCAACCCGGCGAGGAAGCTGGGGGCGGGGCCCGCCGAATGGTGGAGGACGGCCTTGTTCAACGGTTGCCTAAGCCGGATTACGTGTTCGGCCAGCACGTTCTAGCCGAAGACCCGCCGCTCGGCTTCGCCTTCACGCCGGGACGAATGACTACCGCCGCGTCGAACTGGAAGGTTCGCATCCACGGAAAATCCGGCCACGGCTCCCTTCCGCACCGCGCAATCGACCCGATTCCAACCGCGGGGACGATTGTCACCCGACTGCAAGCTGCGGTAGCCCGCGAGATCGACCCGCTCGAGATTGGCGTGATCTCGGTGGGATCTATCCACGGCGGAACGTCGTCCAACTCGATCTGCGATCTCGTCGAGCTCGGAATCAACACGCGTGCCTCAACCGACGAGATCTCCGAACAGATCCAGGACATCATGAAACGCGTCATCACCGCCGAGTGCGAGGCCGGTAACTGTCCGGAGCCGCCTGAGTTCGAATACCTCGATTCCGTCCCCGTGATCTACAACGACAGGGATCTGACCGAGCGCCTTAAGGACACTTTCACCGATTACTTCGGCGAAGAACTGGTCGGATGGGGCACCGGCTTATCCGGCTCCGAGGATTTCCCGGTCATCCCGAACGCCTGGGATGCCCCCTATGTCTTCATTGCCTGGTCCGGATTCGAGGAGGGCCACGACGGTCCGCCCAACCACAACAAGGGTTTCCTCCCGCAGCTCCAGCCGACTCTCGACCGCGGCTCCATGTCTGTGCTCCTCGCCGCAGCCACGGTCATGGCCAAGGATTAA
- a CDS encoding tyrosine-type recombinase/integrase, which translates to MGDLDLERHRISIKRQAVTVGNEVHVKEALKTESSRREVAFSSKFDDELTALCEGKKKTDFLFTKQGTKEPLKRPQGTKLWLGCAVGRIQAVDEDFPHVTSHDLRHTAISLKVSVGAPISVISRQVGHKNISMTLDHYTELFDSDLDSLTAAMDSIL; encoded by the coding sequence GTGGGAGACCTTGACTTGGAACGGCACCGTATCAGTATTAAGCGTCAGGCTGTCACGGTTGGCAATGAAGTGCATGTCAAGGAAGCTCTCAAAACTGAGAGTTCAAGGCGTGAAGTTGCCTTCTCTTCGAAGTTTGACGACGAACTCACAGCACTGTGCGAGGGGAAGAAGAAAACAGATTTCCTCTTCACCAAACAGGGAACAAAAGAGCCGTTAAAGCGACCGCAGGGGACGAAGTTGTGGCTCGGTTGTGCCGTAGGACGCATTCAAGCAGTAGATGAGGATTTCCCCCATGTGACATCTCATGATCTTCGTCACACCGCCATCTCTTTGAAGGTGAGCGTGGGGGCACCCATCTCTGTAATCTCACGTCAGGTGGGACACAAGAACATTTCGATGACGTTGGATCACTACACCGAGCTGTTCGATAGTGACCTAGATTCTCTGACAGCAGCGATGGATTCCATCCTCTAG